The genomic stretch GACGAGTAATCTGCTTTGAGGTGCTGTAAATAACAATCCATGTCAGCAGGCTATTCAAAGCCAACAGCGGTAAAGACAAACCATCAACACCAAGGCTGTAATTCAATCCCAATTTTTCAATCCAGGGCATAAATTCAGAGAATTGCATCCCGGCATTGTTCAGGTCGAATTGGGTTAAAAGAAATCCTGTCTCTAATAAAATTCCACTGATAATCGCTAATGCAAGTAAACGGAGCTGACTAGCAGATAAGTTAGGTAAGAATCCGACGAGAGCGGCACCTAAAAAGGGTAGCCAAATAAAAGTGCTGAGCATGGTTTGTTATTTGCTGATTCCTGATTGCTGATTTCTGTTGACCGGCTGAATGAGAATCATAGAAACGGCGGTTTGGCTATATAGCAATCCCAATTTATGTAGGAGATATTCTTCTCTCTTTTTTCCCTCCGTTAACACGCGATCGCGCTTCGTTAATCGAAGACATCTCACCACTTAAATAGGATTGCTATAGCTCTACCTAACTCAGTAAGGTGACTTTGCCAGTGTCCAAATCGTAATAACCACCTACAACTTTCAGTTTATTTTCCTGAATTAACTGAGAAATAACAGGAGAGGTTTTCAATCTTTCTACTTGAACCAAAACATTCGCTTTGCTAGCATTCTCTAGCCGATCGCCGGGTTTGCCTTTTGAATTTTCTACACCTGGTTTTATTGCCTCAATTAAGCTACCAATTTGACCGGGCACTTGGGCACCTTTAATGGTGGCATCTACCGCCCCACATCTTTTGTGCCCCATGACCATGATTACCTTGGTTCCTAATATTAAACCCCCAAATTCTAGGCTCCCGGTTTCCTCCGGAGTTGCGATATTTCCTGCCACGCGGCATACAAACAAATCTCCAAATCCCCGGTCAAAGATAATCTCAGAAGGAACCCGCGAATCCGCGCAACTGAGAATCGCCGCAAATGGCTTCTGAGTTTTCGCAACGGCGGTCAAACGTTGAAAATCTCGGTTGATATTTTTAGTTTTTCTGGTAATAAACCGTTGATTCCCCTCCATTAAACTTTGCAGCGCTTGATCGGGGGTCATGTCATTCTCTGCAACGGCTTGGTCGGGGAAAACCAACTTGGTTCCGAGTCCGGCAGTTACGACCCCTGCTCCTACTGCGCCTGCGCTAAATTTCAGCAAATTCCGTCTGGAGAATTGTCCTTTCTGCTTTTTTGAATTCATTGGTTCGTAGCTTCCTTCCTAAGGGTTAAAGACTTGCTCTCTTTGTATTTTGTCATTAGTTATGTATCCTTTGCAATTTAAAAAGGACTAATGACAAAAAGTTCTCAACCAACCGGGTTTTCAGTTAGTTTGGTAGGGCAGCGATCGCCCACTCTCGACCTATTGAGCGAGTGCTACAAAGAGTGGTGAAGCGGCATGAAAGAAGCGCCAATATAATAGCATTCCTAAGACAATTATTCCCATTACTATCGTCATCGCATAAGCTTGGGATTGTCCGGAAGTGCTGTATTTCAAACTTTGTCCGCCGAAAAGGGAAGCAACTCCGACAAAATTAACGAAGCCATCCACTAAGTAGCGGTCAAAGGCAGAGATGAAGCGGGAAACTAAAGCAACGCTGAAAACAATACTCACGCGGTAAATTTTGGCGGTGTAAAAGTCATAAGCCAACAAATCTTGCAGGGGTTTCCAAGGAAGTTGGACGGGTTTTTTCCACATTTTATTCAGATAAATTATCCCGCCAAGGCTGCAACCAAAGATGCTAGACCAAATCAACAGCAGCGCCATATCTTTATTGAGAGTTGCCCAACTCGGCAGTAGCGACAAGCTTTGTAACACTAAGGGGAGGTGGAGGGTGAAGGCGGCCAAAACTATCATGGGGAAAGTTAAAGGCCAAAATGCTTCTGGCGATCGTACAGTCATTGGCTTGGGTTCTCCGCCAAAAATCAGCCCAAACACTCTCGTTAAACTGAAGGCTGTCAAACCATTGACCACCAGCAATAACCCGACTAGCCAAGGTTGAGTTGCCCACAAACCATCTGCCAATTTCAGCAATGCCCAGAAGCTGCCTAAAGGCGGAAAAGCGATTAACCCCAGCGTCCCAACCAGAAAGGCTAACCCGGATATGGGACGGCGCGACCATAAACCGCCGAGTTGGGTTAAGTCTTGGGTGATGTTGTTCCAAATAATTCCACCAACACTCATTACCAACAGCGCCATTGCGATCGCATGAGTCAAGATCAACAACAAAGCTGCATCATCTTGCTGAGTGCCTACGGCGATAAATACCAATCCCATGTAGGCGCTGACGGAATAGGATAAAGCGCGTTTGATATCAATTTGGGCGATCGCAATCAAGGAAGCGCCAACCGCCGTCACACCACCGATCGATATCAGCGCCAGCGACACTATCGGAGAAAGCGCTAACACAGGTTGCAACTTAATCAACACCCAGGCACCTGTTGCCACGACGACCGAGTTCCGCAAAATCGTGCTGGGAAGCGGCCCTTCCATTGCCTCATCCAACCATAAATGCAACGGAAATTGAGCGCATTTACCCATCGGGCCAGCAATTAAACCTAAACCTAATAGCGCGGCTAGTGTAGGGTCTAAATCAGCGGTTTTTGCCCATTCTGCTAGATCGTTAAAATTCCAACTTCCTGCCAGGGGATACAAGGCAATGACTGGCATCAGCATGATTAAATCCCCAACCCGCTTGGTTAAGAAAGCATCCCGCGCCCCCGTCACCACTAGCGGCTGGCTAAACCAAAGCCCTACCAGCAAATAAGTCCCCAAGGTGAGGATTTCCAGGATTACGTAGCTAAAGAACAAGGAGTTGCACAAAGCTAAAGCACACATCCCTGCCTCAAAAAGCCCCAGCAAGGCATAAAAGCGTGCCCAGCCCCAGTCCATCTCCATGTAGCCGATCGCGTATATCTGGGCTAGCAGGTTTAACCCGGTTACTAAAGCGATCGCTGCAACGTTAATTACTGAGATTTCTAGGGGGAAATTTAAATCCAAACCCGCTGCCGACAGCCATGTAAACGTTATTTCTTGAGACGGCTGGTTCCAAATCGCTTGCAGAGTCACTAAGCTATGAACGAATGCCAAAAAGGTCATCAGCAAGTTAATGTAACCAGCGGGGCGCGGCCCTGTGCGGCGGATGACACCGGGCGACCATAATAGCCCGGAAATAGCACCAATTAAGGCATAGCAAGGGACTAACCAAATAGTATCGATGAGAGCCTGAACCACTGAATTCCCTCCAAACTTGCAGCAAAGCTAGGGTTGCTTTCAGCCAACCCGTAATTTCCCTAACCAACCTATGCAGTAAGGCGAATGCCGAATTAATAATTTCTTAAGCGTTCTGCTTATCTTAATGGTTCAAGTAACCAAAAGGGAATAATTGATTTAAAGAATTAAGCGATAAATCATCTAAAAAAAACTTATATAACTCTTTGCTATCATAGGTTTTTATGCCTAGAGCAGTTGTCATCAAGAATTTATATGGTACTGATAGATAAATGTCTATAGGTAAAAATATTTTTTAACAAATAAGTTTTTTGATTTTTAAGTGTATTTTAGAAATTACCATCAAGGCTTTATATGGCATCTATAGATAAACATCTATAAGCAATTCTACTTAGGCTACTATAACAGTTCTATTTGAGTTGAAGGCAAGATATCCAATTTCGAGAGAGAAATTGGATATCTTGCCTTCACGAATCAAAGAGAACGCTCCAGAGACACAAGGGAGAGAGTTTTACAATCCATTTAGGATTGGTATCGGTGGGATGCAAGGATGTTGGATGATGCAAAGTGTTTAGCGAATCCAATGAAGACTATCCTGAAGCATCTTTACAGGCGATAGGATTTTGTTATGGCAGAACACAACCCGTCTGCGATTCATTTCAGTGCCCTACCTGTTACGAGCGCCGATGTGGAAGCTGCGGCGGTGCGGTTGGCTGGAATTGCCCGTTGCACGCCGGTTTTGACCTCCAGAACGGTCAACGAGCGCACCAATGCTCAAGTATTCTTGAAGTGCGAAAACTTTCAACGCACGGGTTCGTTTAAGTTTCGGGGTGCTTACAATGCACTGGCACAGCTATCTGAAGAACAAGCATCACGCGGGGTTCTGACGTATTCATCAGGGAATCATGCTCAAGCGATCGCACTCTCCGGACAATTGCTGGGCATCCACACCACGATTATCATGCCGGATGATGCCCCAGGCGTGAAGCAAGCGGCAACTCGTGGTTATGGTGCTGAGGTGATTTTGTACAATCGTCAGGAAACCACGCGGGAAGCTTTGGCGCAAAGTCTGGTAGATCGGCGCGGTTTAACTTTAATTCCCCCTTACGATCATCCTCATGTCATCGCCGGACAAGGTACATCTGCTTTAGAACTCTTTCAAGAAGTCGGTTCCCTCAATTTACTTCTCGTTTGCTGCGGAGGCGGTGGTTTACTATCAGGATGCGCCCTCGCTGCCAAAACCCTTTCACCGAATTGCCGAGTGATTGGGGTAGAACCAGAACGCGCCGACGATGCGACACGCTCTTTTCACAGTAAAACGCTGCATACTACGAACAATCCTGACACGATTGCTGATGGGGCACGCACTCCTTGCCTGGGAAACATCACCTTCCCACTCGTATTGCACTACGTCGATGATATGGTGACGGTATCGGAAGAAGCCATCCGCACCACGATGTTTTTCTTGTGGGAACGTCTGAAAATCGTAGTGGAACCGACGGGTGCCTTAGCCGCCGCCGCTTTGCTGTCGGAAGTGGTGAAAGAACCGGGTGCCCGAATTGGGGTGATGATCACCGGGGGAAATGTAGATATTCGGCAAATCTGTAAATTGTGAATGCGATCGCTTAACCTGGTACAACTCTAAATTGGCTATCATCGCATGAGAACGATTTTCAGGCACAATTATGAGTGGATCTGCGTTTACAGTTCCAGAAAAAGTAAGCTTTGAGAGTGCGATCGCGCTGACTCAATCTTTGCTTTCCCAGATGCAAGCGGGGGAATTATCCGAAGCAGAAATAGAAACAGCCATTGCAGAATTAGTGAAAACTGAAAATGGTGCAAGAGGCTTTTTCGTCACCTACCTGACATCAGAGGGGACAATCGCAGATAATCCCTCTGCTGCTGTTATACGGGCATTGCAGTCAAATCCAGACACCGTTGCAGAATTATTAGTCAAAAATGTAGCCATGTCTGCGGTGATGGCAGTTGCCCATCATCGCAATGGTAACGAAGAGATGGCGCAATCATCCCAAAGAGTGCGATCGCGTACCACTCGAATTATCGAACAGGTGGAACTTCCTTCTGTCTACGAAGTGTCTCAAAAGTTATTGGAAAGTGCCGTTACTGGCGAAGGTAGCTACAAAGCATTTTTAGAACGCCGCGGTTACGATTCCGAACAACGACAGGTGCTCTCTGAAGCATTAGAACAACTTATCAAGCGTAATGGTTAATCGTCAGTAGTCCTGAATCCTTGGTTTGTTGCTAGTGACCAATTACCAATTACCAATTACCAATTACCAATTACCAACAACTATGGTAAATTCCCCTACTCAGTTTTCTGATATTCAAACTCATTGGGCACGCTTATTCATTCAAGCTTTAGCCCAGCGTCGCATTATTAACGGATTTCCAGATGGGACTTTTCGCCCAAATCAATCCATCACCCGCACTGAATTTGCAGCCCTAATTGCCACAGCATTTTCCAGACCTGTAAAACGACAGTATGTCCCCTTTATTGATGTTCCTTCTACTTTCTGGGCGGCGAGTGCGATTAAAAAAGCTTACGAAACACTATTTATTAGTGGTTTTCCCGATAACAGCTTCCGTCCAGCAGAGAGGATTACCCGAACGCAAGTTTTGGTTTCTCTAGTCAGCGGCTTGCAAATTGCTGCAAACGTAAAATCTGATTTAAAAACGGCACTTCCACAGATATATCAAGATGTCGCTGGAATTCCTAGCTATGCCACCGACGACATCGCAGTCGCGACGAAAGCAGGGCTGGTAGCGAACTACCCGAATGTAAAATTATTCAATCCCAATCTGGCAGCGACTCGTGGCGATGTTGCGGCTTTTATTTATCAAGCTTTAGTGTATCTCGACGAAGCTTCTCGGATTGAATCTCCCTACCTCGTAGTGCCTCCAAAAACCATTCCACCTAGTCAGATTCCAACCGTCAAAGTCAGCCATCAACGGGAGTTTCGGGGTGCGTGGGTGACAACGGTGTGGAACAGTGATTGGCCTTCCAAACCGGGACTAACGGCTGCACAACAGCAAGCCGAACTTATCGGTATCCTTGACCGGATGCAAGCGATGAAAATGAATGCGCTGGTCTTGCAGGTACGACCGGAAGGGGATGCTTTTTATGCTTCGCAATTAGAACCTTGGAGTTATTGGCTGACTGGAAGCCAGGGAAAAGCACCAGAGCCATTTTACGATCCGCTGGAGTATGCGATCGCTCAATGCCACAAGCGCAATATTGAACTTCATGCTTGGTTCAACCCTTACCGCGCCAGAGTCTCTATCAACAATTCCCCGCCAGCCCGTCCTCACATCGCCGTCACTAACCCCGAAGCAGTTTATGTATGGGGTAATCAGATGTGGATGGACCCCGGATTGAAAGTGGTTCAGGACAGGGCATACAATGTCATTCTCGATGTGGTGCGTCGCTATGACGTAGATGGCATTCATTTGGATGACTATTTCTATCCCTATCCCATCGAAGGCAAATCTTTTCCCGACAATAAAACCTACGCCGCTTATACGGCGGCTGGCGGGAAACTTTCTTTAGGTGAGTGGCGGCGGGACAATGTAAATCAAATGGTTCAGCGCCTATCGCGGGGAATTCAGGCAACCAAGCCACACGTCAAGTTTGGCATTAGTCCTTTTGGCATTTATCGTCCCGGACAACCATCTCAAATTCGGGGACTAGATGCCTACAGCGTACTTTATGCCGATTCCAAAAAATGGCTAGAGCAAGGCTGGGTTGATTATCTCGCCCCGCAACTCTACTGGCGCATCGACCAAACTGCACAAAGTTACCCCGTGTTGCTGAAGTGGTGGACGGAGAATAACCCCAAAGATCGACATATTTACGCCGGTAATAATCTGGGGCAGTTGGATGGCAAGGCTTGGACTCTTACGGAGATAGAAAAGCAAGTTGACATTACTCGCAACTTGAGCGGGAATTTGTCTTTAGGGAATATCTTCTTCAGTATGGAAGCCTTCGTTGAAAATCGTCAGGGCATCTATGAAAAATTCAAAACCTCGACTTATACTAAACCCGCACTAGCACCCCCGATGCCCTGGCGAGA from Coleofasciculus sp. FACHB-T130 encodes the following:
- a CDS encoding threo-3-hydroxy-L-aspartate ammonia-lyase, whose translation is MAEHNPSAIHFSALPVTSADVEAAAVRLAGIARCTPVLTSRTVNERTNAQVFLKCENFQRTGSFKFRGAYNALAQLSEEQASRGVLTYSSGNHAQAIALSGQLLGIHTTIIMPDDAPGVKQAATRGYGAEVILYNRQETTREALAQSLVDRRGLTLIPPYDHPHVIAGQGTSALELFQEVGSLNLLLVCCGGGGLLSGCALAAKTLSPNCRVIGVEPERADDATRSFHSKTLHTTNNPDTIADGARTPCLGNITFPLVLHYVDDMVTVSEEAIRTTMFFLWERLKIVVEPTGALAAAALLSEVVKEPGARIGVMITGGNVDIRQICKL
- a CDS encoding carbonic anhydrase produces the protein MNSKKQKGQFSRRNLLKFSAGAVGAGVVTAGLGTKLVFPDQAVAENDMTPDQALQSLMEGNQRFITRKTKNINRDFQRLTAVAKTQKPFAAILSCADSRVPSEIIFDRGFGDLFVCRVAGNIATPEETGSLEFGGLILGTKVIMVMGHKRCGAVDATIKGAQVPGQIGSLIEAIKPGVENSKGKPGDRLENASKANVLVQVERLKTSPVISQLIQENKLKVVGGYYDLDTGKVTLLS
- a CDS encoding family 10 glycosylhydrolase — its product is MVNSPTQFSDIQTHWARLFIQALAQRRIINGFPDGTFRPNQSITRTEFAALIATAFSRPVKRQYVPFIDVPSTFWAASAIKKAYETLFISGFPDNSFRPAERITRTQVLVSLVSGLQIAANVKSDLKTALPQIYQDVAGIPSYATDDIAVATKAGLVANYPNVKLFNPNLAATRGDVAAFIYQALVYLDEASRIESPYLVVPPKTIPPSQIPTVKVSHQREFRGAWVTTVWNSDWPSKPGLTAAQQQAELIGILDRMQAMKMNALVLQVRPEGDAFYASQLEPWSYWLTGSQGKAPEPFYDPLEYAIAQCHKRNIELHAWFNPYRARVSINNSPPARPHIAVTNPEAVYVWGNQMWMDPGLKVVQDRAYNVILDVVRRYDVDGIHLDDYFYPYPIEGKSFPDNKTYAAYTAAGGKLSLGEWRRDNVNQMVQRLSRGIQATKPHVKFGISPFGIYRPGQPSQIRGLDAYSVLYADSKKWLEQGWVDYLAPQLYWRIDQTAQSYPVLLKWWTENNPKDRHIYAGNNLGQLDGKAWTLTEIEKQVDITRNLSGNLSLGNIFFSMEAFVENRQGIYEKFKTSTYTKPALAPPMPWRDTTPPPPPTALGLRNGKLTWNLASTPDIRSWTLYKQTGTTWTLQRILSREATFATVEPGTYAVCAVDKMANESGGVVVTV
- a CDS encoding NAD(P)H-quinone oxidoreductase subunit F, with product MVQALIDTIWLVPCYALIGAISGLLWSPGVIRRTGPRPAGYINLLMTFLAFVHSLVTLQAIWNQPSQEITFTWLSAAGLDLNFPLEISVINVAAIALVTGLNLLAQIYAIGYMEMDWGWARFYALLGLFEAGMCALALCNSLFFSYVILEILTLGTYLLVGLWFSQPLVVTGARDAFLTKRVGDLIMLMPVIALYPLAGSWNFNDLAEWAKTADLDPTLAALLGLGLIAGPMGKCAQFPLHLWLDEAMEGPLPSTILRNSVVVATGAWVLIKLQPVLALSPIVSLALISIGGVTAVGASLIAIAQIDIKRALSYSVSAYMGLVFIAVGTQQDDAALLLILTHAIAMALLVMSVGGIIWNNITQDLTQLGGLWSRRPISGLAFLVGTLGLIAFPPLGSFWALLKLADGLWATQPWLVGLLLVVNGLTAFSLTRVFGLIFGGEPKPMTVRSPEAFWPLTFPMIVLAAFTLHLPLVLQSLSLLPSWATLNKDMALLLIWSSIFGCSLGGIIYLNKMWKKPVQLPWKPLQDLLAYDFYTAKIYRVSIVFSVALVSRFISAFDRYLVDGFVNFVGVASLFGGQSLKYSTSGQSQAYAMTIVMGIIVLGMLLYWRFFHAASPLFVALAQ